In the genome of Pongo pygmaeus isolate AG05252 chromosome 9, NHGRI_mPonPyg2-v2.0_pri, whole genome shotgun sequence, one region contains:
- the AP5B1 gene encoding AP-5 complex subunit beta-1, which produces MGPPSRDAWAQRLGAFRASPSAFMAGPEEEDLGRDLLGDLRSEKLSEQTKVSLLALSMEYPAQLWPDASAAEVAATSLLDTLVLLPPRPSALRRPLLLAATTALAAGGALGPTSGATCRLLPLLLGLAAGSDLGRGFVPASEQRPLQATACECLRELESCKPGLLGGSLGLLRGLLGQEGPIQPLSLLLALALRNTLVLQSRVGAGLGVLLTDKVSPTGGGPWDWTLVEEGDGRLQPQAPGWPAAEEGEGERSLTAREHSPEEARELRAAVIQLLDTSYLLTPVAQAQLLWLLGWALRGLQGQPPALFKPQLVRLLGTAQLTLLHAVLALKAAFGEALFTAQDEALLLRRLTLAAQHPALPPPTHLFYLHCLLSFPENWPLGPEGEEAAPLLLGPQLCRGLLPSLLHDPMALLARLHLLGLLCAEDEEEEKGQLPSPRHYLEELLAGLRQWAALDGGPRALATLCFQASYLVARCLAGEPTVLTPLIHGLAELYQARPMLAPHFVDLLDQVDSELREPLKVVLRQVVVSRPGRDEALCWHLQMLAKVADGDAQSATLNFLQAAAAHCTNWDLQQGLLRVCRALLRAGVRGGLVDLLQVLARQLEDPDGRDHARLYYILLAHLAAPKLGVALGPSLAAPALASSLVAENQGFVAALMVQEAPALVRLSVGSHRVKGPLPVLKLQPEALEPIYSLELRFRVEGQLYAPLEAVHVPYLCPGRPARPLLLPLQPRCPAPARLDVDALYTTSTGLTCHAHLSPLFVNFADLFLPFPQPPEGAGLGFFEELWDSCLPEGAESRVWCPLGPQGLEGLVSRHLEPFVVVAQPPTSYYVAIHLPPDSKLLLRLEAALADGVPVALRTDDWAALPLAGDYLRGLAAAV; this is translated from the exons ATGGGGCCCCCGAGCCGGGACGCCTGGGCCCAGCGCTTGGGGGCCTTCCGGGCCAGCCCGTCCGCCTTCATGGCAGGTCCCGAGGAGGAGGATTTGGGTCGCGACCTGCTGGGCGACCTGAGAAGTGAGAAGCTGAGCGAACAGACCAAG GTTTCCCTGCTGGCCCTGAGCATGGAGTACCCTGCGCAGCTGTGGCCCGATGCCTCTGCGGCCGAGGTGGCGGCCACCTCCCTGTTGGACACCTTGGTCCTCCTACCCCCGCGGCCCTCTGCTCTCCGTCGGCCACTGCTGCTGGCGGCCACCACTGCCCTGGCGGCGGGCGGCGCGCTGGGCCCCACCTCGGGCGCCACCTGCCGGCTCCTGCCCCTACTGCTCGGCCTGGCCGCGGGCAGCGATCTGGGGCGAGGCTTTGTCCCCGCCTCGGAACAGCGCCCCTTGCAGGCCACCGCCTGCGAGTGCCTGCGAGAGCTAGAGAGCTGCAAGCCCGGGCTGCTGGGGGGCTCCCTGGGGTTGCTGCGGGGCCTGCTGGGGCAGGAAGGCCCCATCCAGCCACTCAGCCTGTTGCTGGCCCTTGCTTTGCGCAACACCTTGGTGCTCCAGTCCCGGGTTGGGGCTGGCCTGGGGGTACTGCTCACGGATAAGGTCTCCCCAACTGGGGGTGGTCCCTGGGATTGGACACTAGTGGAGGAGGGCGATGGACGCCTTCAGCCCCAGGCACCCGGCTGGCCGGCAgctgaggagggagagggggagcgTAGCCTTACAGCACGAGAGCACAGCCCTGAGGAGGCGCGGGAGCTGCGGGCTGCGGTGATCCAGCTTCTGGACACCTCCTATCTGCTCACTCCTGTggcccaggcccagctcctgtgGCTGCTGGGCTGGGCCCTGCGGGGTCTGCAGGGACAGCCACCGGCACTCTTCAAGCCGCAACTGGTACGGCTGCTAGGCACAGCACAGCTGACACTGCTGCACGCCGTGCTTGCGCTCAAGGCGGCCTTTGGTGAGGCCCTGTTCACAGCCCAGGATGAAGCGCTGCTGCTCCGCCGACTCACCTTGGCTGCCCAGCACCCTGCTCTGCCTCCGCCCACCCATCTCTTTTACCTGCACTGCCTCCTGAGCTTCCCTGAGAACTGGCCGCTGGGCCCTGAAGGTGAGGAGGCTGCCCCACTGCTGCTAGGGCCCCAGCTATGCCGTGGTCTCCTGCCCAGTCTCCTGCATGACCCAATGGCCCTCCTGGCCCGCCTGCATTTACTGGGCCTGCTCTGTGCCGAGGacgaagaagaggagaaaggccAGCTTCCAAGCCCACGGCACTACCTGGAAGAGCTGCTGGCTGGCTTGCGGCAGTGGGCAGCCCTGGATGGGGGCCCCCGGGCCTTGGCCACTCTCTGCTTCCAGGCCTCATATCTGGTGGCCCGCTGCCTGGCTGGGGAACCTACAGTGCTGACCCCCTTGATCCACGGACTGGCTGAGCTGTACCAAGCCCGGCCCATGCTGGCTCCCCACTTTGTGGACCTCTTGGATCAGGTGGACTCTGAGCTGAGGGAGCCCCTGAAGGTGGTGTTGCGGCAGGTGGTGGTGTCCAGGCCAGGCAGAGATGAAGCTCTTTGCTGGCACTTGCAAATGCTGGCAAAGGTGGCAGATGGAGATGCCCAGAGTGCTACCCTCAACTTTCTACAGGCCGCGGCTGCCCACTGCACGAACTGGGACCTACAGCAGGGCCTGCTGCGGGTCTGCCGGGCGCTGCTGCGGGCAGGGGTGAGGGGTGGCCTGGTCGACTTGCTGCAGGTGCTGGCCAGGCAGCTGGAGGACCCTGATGGGCGTGACCACGCCCGCCTCTACTACATCCTGCTGGCACACCTGGCAGCACCCAAGTTGGGGGTGGCCCTGGGCCCCTCGCTTGCCGCACCTGCACTGGCCTCTTCACTGGTGGCCGAGAACCAGGGCTTTGTGGCAGCACTGATGGTGCAGGAGGCCCCGGCCCTGGTACGGCTGAGCGTGGGGTCCCATCGGGTCAAGGGCCCACTCCCAGTGCTGAAGCTCCAGCCAGAGGCGCTGGAGCCCATCTACTCTCTGGAGCTGCGCTTCCGTGTGGAAGGACAGCTGTATGCACCCCTGGAGGCTGTCCATGTGCCCTACCTGTGTCCTGGCCGCCCTGCCCGCCCTCTGCTCCTGCCGCTGCAGCCCCGATGCCCGGCCCCCGCACGGCTGGACGTCGACGCCCTTTACACCACATCCACTGGTCTCACGTGCCATGCGCACTTGTCACCCCTGTTCGTGAACTTTGCTGACCTCTTTCTGCCTTTCCCGCAGCCCCCAGAGGGGGCCGGGCTGGGCTTCTTTGAGGAGCTCTGGGATTCCTGCCTGCCAGAGGGTGCTGAGAGTCGTGTGTGGTGTCCACTTGGGCCACAGGGCCTGGAGGGCTTGGTGTCCCGCCACCTGGAGCCTTTTGTGGTGGTGGCCCAGCCCCCTACCAGCTACTATGTAGCGATCCACCTGCCCCCGGACTCAAAGCTGCTGCTGCGGCTGGAGGCGGCCCTGGCAGATGGAGTGCCTGTGGCCCTGCGGACCGATGACTGGGCCGCACTGCCCCTGGCGGGGGACTACCTCCGGGGGCTGGCGGCTGCTGTCTGA